A window of the Carassius gibelio isolate Cgi1373 ecotype wild population from Czech Republic chromosome B16, carGib1.2-hapl.c, whole genome shotgun sequence genome harbors these coding sequences:
- the LOC127974792 gene encoding transcription factor HIVEP3 isoform X1, with protein MEAEEKQSADGVRSGGQQQPSESLLAAQLPQLQQQTTSQSVHGSRGRPQHRQPKRFEMLQRQKQQQQSQAGGSSWQLSEVPGPSRGSCSALGDPSPQIQSVKQTQSLHSVELQEGTPCRRERKPQKPGKYVCTYCGRPCAKPSVLQKHIRSHTGERPYPCVPCGFSFKTKSNLYKHRKSHAHRIKAGMASSREETSFIGPEGGALRDEQEEGTEGESSGSEDETGQHQPSTSQGRPTLKKSSKVELSFIEEGPQTEDSQAIKQRLAMRLSERKRAPRASSDETRSSLGPGSKGSTESGYFSSSGSAELSQVSPPNASAKTYAEIILGKYGRLGQQQRISHQQLQLSSSSGQQEKSIPFTVPKTQVIEHITKLITINEAVVDTSEIDSVKPRRSSLSRRSSIESVRFSSPKEPCVLEPKADAPSSCGAAVQLIPGTFASELPGSYLAETETLTGQSSSALLYRSQSVPSSRNTSDTASRGFRLSHSFDDQQAIAAEMRIGPHQRMLRRQPAIEVPVGVDLINEDAGPSSSLKEVESGKKQNKELHLYECEICGTHLNKNSYTAHRLVCTSKSPHCLQSEEGSYFIENQPQIMSYKFKAMAMAVRKRKKKEESLEEDPPSPGPTAVSFSSQPPSMLGSIDNQGTPHGLSQSEVEKRSSWKEISVIQHTRSFEKQESISMANQEAESEHEQSQEPKPISTSRLIRQHNIQVPEILVTEEPDTEMVIHPACTYTSKESEKVEEFQWPQRSQSMAQLPAEKLPPKKKRLRLAEAAQSSGESSFESVSLPHSPSQESNVSHASSRSASFEESGRPDTEMQSGTWISQGSHMLTVPSSLHQHHHSHREMRRSTSEQATASPSHPAHVEETRSKSFDYGSLSQERTFASWKERRKCLLVKHGTLGEPDQEEPCTKPGISTVCQSYLGHPPFKYTEHRMEGRIPRISSDHIGKTLQLIQSPLSLPPSVFPLQQANPDFCSPSQLSRFLPVTTAVISTQMFQQAFLHSEPPPPHPRPIEYVERLGLPLQPLTTLFPLQSSDVAQAVCFPMPGGLTIQVPSGPLFSESRSSPSSLHTPSHSQQQLVTRHNPRPVIAPCLQQLMPMVSLVVPVRLQTHIPTYASAMYTTISQILATTQHPVCCTAMVIMGKLEGDKLQRSYLRLPSPSPKSYIPLPLPIEHGAVASSDDSCGHLGAGGSKRMLSPAGSLELSLEAQRHQKRVKEEEEKEECNKEDDVNKCDNKSQEVGQGKINKRLTVETAGRAKDPREVPEREKLIKQDLTQHKSETLKEEGRKEAGDRYAPRVTSPERTMDPSYPSLHTTTSVSWCYLNYTKPNPSTHRDSTSVYSSWSVSMHNPNIPGLSTKILLSLLHSKQKYSAETYTLATAPPSTTDKLVPTDGKTTSASEVCASPPNTPIKVKEEPTNEQGDKEKKSADDMPTTSTQSETARIRIFEGGYKSNEDYVYVRGRGRGKYVCGECGIRCKKPSMLKKHIRTHTDVRPYVCKHCNFAFKTKEYPFLKGNLTKHMKSKAHGKKCLEMGVSESSVDELESEEAGGSEERVCESEEQEEHQFSDVEDSEAEDDEDEEEDFSSHDEPSSACSTDTRQSTGDLSESGQGPQTEPSDPAAKEEHSSPHRPWPGIRASSPGSKRALFSRKGWEVSPRTFSPSSEGSPLRSLSPRLELSSPSRHLSPSPERGPSPIRALSPLSPLSPLRPVSPARYRRARAISSHTPLKPQHRPHSSPAGLHWEPSTPATERQKDKPGTQPTLQEHMPLDPCLLSPSLRFSPSESFPPSPGMLRTVDRMFSHLPLHSQDQVRMPYHMIPIGGIQMVQLRPRARPKLERQSSSTPSPTSPKEDSPFSLTRRDYPWISFPETSPQRTLANTRTKSQDDGASRSDLSCPSTSSTLPKLLPSQHGGGEQWTAKVRKQYGDSSSATKTCTSGPETSRKAAADSDEGVERISRGEVASSSCETEKPVAAPLRGRGSFSEGCSGSGSAPQSQDGDPDST; from the exons ATGGAGGCGGAGGAAAAGCAGTCGGCCGATGGAGTGCGGTCTGGTGGGCAACAGCAGCCATCAGAGTCTTTGTTAGCAGCGCAGCTGCCTCAGTTACAGCAACAAACTACCTCACAATCTGTCCATGGATCACGTGGCCGCCCTCAACACAGGCAGCCAAAACGCTTTGAAATGCTTCAAAGGCAGAAGCAGCAGCAACAGTCACAGGCGGGTGGATCATCTTGGCAGCTTTCAGAAGTACCTGGTCCTTCAAGAGGCAGCTGTTCTGCCCTGGGAGATCCATCTCCCCAAATTCAAAGTGTTAAGCAAACTCAGTCTCTGCACAGTGTGGAATTACAGGAAGGCACCCCATGTAGACGAGAACGTAAACCCCAAAAACCAGGGAAATATGTGTGCACATACTGCGGCCGTCCTTGTGCTAAGCCTAGCGTCCTCCAAAAACACATCCGAtctcacactggagagagaccTTATCCATGTGTTCCATGTGGCTTTTCCTTCAAGACCAAAAGCAACTTGTACAAACACCGCAAATCCCATGCGCATCGAATAAAAGCTGGCATGGCCTCAAGTCGTGAAGAAACCAGTTTCATTGGGCCGGAAGGTGGAGCCTTAAGAGATGAGCAAGAGGAGGGTACAGAAGGAGAGAGTTCAGGTTCTGAGGATGAGACGGGGCAACACCAACCATCTACCTCACAGGGCAGGCCAACTCTGAAGAAAAGCAGTAAAGTGGAATTGTCATTTATAGAGGAGGGTCCCCAAACTGAGGATTCACAGGCAATCAAGCAAAGGTTAGCTATGAGGCTAAGCGAGAGGAAGCGAGCTCCCAGAGCATCTTCAGATGAAACGCGATCCTCACTGGGTCCCGGCAGCAAGGGGAGCACAGAATCTGGCTATTTTTCCAGTTCTGGGAGTGCTGAGCTTTCTCAAGTGAGCCCACCAAATGCCAGTGCTAAAACATATGCTGAGATAATTCTAGGAAAGTATGGACGCTTAGGACAACAGCAACGAATTTCACATCAACAACTGCAATTATCATCATCTTCAGGTCAACAGGAAAAATCAATCCCTTTCACTGTTCCTAAGACACAAGTCATTGAGCATATAACTAAGCTAATTACTATAAATGAAGCCGTGGTGGATACAAGTGAAATTGATAGTGTCAAACCAAGGCGTTCTTCACTCTCTAGAAGAAGTAGCATAGAGTCTGTAAGATTCTCTTCACCCAAAGAACCCTGTGTTCTTGAACCAAAAGCGGATGCCCCAAGCTCTTGTGGCGCTGCTGTTCAACTTATTCCTGGTACTTTTGCAAGTGAATTACCTGGCTCATACTTGGCTGAAACAGAAACACTGACTGGTCAGAGCTCCAGTGCTCTTCTTTATAGGAGTCAATCAGTGCCATCTTCTCGTAATACTTCAGATACAGCTTCACGCGGCTTTCGTTTAAGTCATTCTTTTGATGATCAGCAGGCCATAGCAGCTGAAATGAGGATTGGGCCACATCAACGTATGTTACGACGCCAACCAGCTATTGAGGTGCCAGTTGGAGTGGACCTCATTAATGAGGATGCAGGTCCTTCTTCTAGTTTGAAAGAAGTAGAATCGGGAAAGAAACAAAATAAGGAATTACACCTTTATGAGTGTGAAATTTGTGGCACTCACTTGAATAAGAACTCTTACACCGCACACAGATTAGTGTGTACGAGTAAATCTCCACACTGTCTGCAAAGTGAGGAAGGCAGTTATTTTATTGAGAATCAGCCACAGATTATGAGCTACAAGTTCAAAGCAATGGCCATGGCTGTGcgcaaaaggaaaaaaaaagaagaaagtcttGAGGAAGACCCTCCCAGTCCAGGTCCAACAGCAGTGTCTTTCAGCTCCCAGCCTCCATCAATGCTAGGCAGTATTGATAATCAGGGCACACCTCATGGCCTTTCACAGAGCGAGGTAGAAAAAAGGAGTTCCTGGAAAGAAATTTCTGTTATCCAGCACACCAGATCCTTTGAAAAACAGGAAAGCATCTCTATGGCAAATCAGGAAGCAGAGTCAGAACACGAGCAATCACAGGAGCCAAAACCAATCTCTACATCGCGGTTAATTCGTCAACATAACATTCAAGTGCCAGAAATTCTTGTTACAGAGGAGCCAGATACCgagatggtcattcatccagcgtGCACGTACACCTCTAAAGAGTCAGAAAAAGTGGAGGAATTCCAGTGGCCTCAGCGTAGCCAAAGTATGGCTCAGCTCCCTGCAGAGAAGCTACCACCAAAAAAGAAGCGTCTCCGTTTAGCTGAGGCAGCCCAATCATCAGGAGAATCTAGCTTTGAGTCAGTATCCTTGCCACACAGCCCAAGCCAAGAGAGCAATGTTTCCCATGCCTCCAGTCGATCTGCATCCTTTGAGGAATCTGGAAGGCCAGACACAGAGATGCAAAGTGGTACCTGGATCTCCCAAGGCTCTCACATGCTGACTGTTCCATCAAGTCTTCATCAGCACCATCATTCTCACAGAGAGATGCGCCGCTCAACCTCTGAACAGGCAACTGCAAGTCCTTCACACCCTGCACATGTAGAGGAAACAAGAAGTAAGTCATTTGACTATGGCTCCCTCTCTCAAGAGCGCACTTTTGCTTCTTGGAAGGAGAGGAGGAAATGTCTCTTGGTGAAGCACGGAACCCTTGGTGAACCTGATCAGGAGGAGCCATGTACTAAACCTGGCATCTCCACTGTTTGCCAGTCCTACTTAGGTCATCCTCCATTCAAATACACAGAGCATAGAATGGAAGGCAGGATCCCTAGGATTAGCTCAGATCATATAGGGAAGACCCTGCAGCTCATCCAATCCCCTCTTTCACTCCCACCATCAGTTTTCCCCCTACAACAAGCAAACCCAGATTTTTGTTCCCCAAGTCAGCTCTCTAGATTCCTTCCAGTCACAACAGCAGTAATTTCTACCCAGATGTTTCAGCAAGCCTTCCTTCACAGTGAGCCACCTCCACCACATCCAAGACCCATAGAATATGTAGAGCGCCTGGGATTACCCCTTCAACCACTCACTACTTTATTCCCGCTACAATCCAGTGATGTTGCTCAGGCTGTTTGCTTTCCCATGCCAGGTGGTCTGACTATTCAGGTTCCCTCGGGGCCGCTTTTCAGTGAGTCTAGGTCATCACCTTCCTCCTTGCATACTCCCAGTCATTCACAACAGCAGCTAGTCACCCGCCACAACCCCCGTCCTGTGATTGCCCCTTGCCTTCAACAGCTAATGCCAATGGTGTCTCTTGTAGTGCCTGTGCGCTTACAGACTCACATTCCTACCTATGCTAGTGCCATGTATACAACCATCTCACAAATTTTAGCCACAACGCAACATCCAGTCTGCTGCACAGCTATGGTAATCATGGGTAAGCTGGAGGGAGACAAGCTTCAGAGATCTTACCTTAGGCTGCCCTCGCCTAGCCCCAAGAGCTATATTCCCTTGCCTCTCCCTATTGAGCATGGAGCAGTTGCTTCATCTGATGATAGCTGTGGACACCTTGGTGCTGGAGGAAGTAAGCGAATGCTGTCACCTGCAGGTAGTCTAGAACTCAGTTTAGAGGCACAACGGCATCAAAAACGggtgaaagaggaggaggagaaagaagAGTGCAACAAGGAAGATGACGTTAACAAATGTGACAATAAATCTCAGGAGGTAGGTCAGGGAAAAATTAACAAGAGGCTAACAGTGGAGACAGCGGGGAGGGCCAAAGATCCAAGAGAAGTACCTGAAAGAGAAAAGTTAATCAAACAGGACTTAACCCAACACAAATCTGAGACCTTGAAGGAAGAGGGAAGGAAAGAGGCAGGAGATCGGTATGCTCCAAGGGTAACAAGTCCAGAGAGAACCATGGACCCCTCATACCCCAGTCTGCATACCACTACATCCGTCAGCTGGTGCTACTTGAATTATACAAAGCCCAACCCCTCTACACACAGAGATTCAACTTCTGTCTATTCCTCGTGGAGTGTTAGCATGCATAACCCCAATATACCTGGCTTGTCCACCAAAATATTACTGTCCCTGCTGCACTCCAAACAGAAATATAGTGCTGAGACATACACTTTGGCTACAGCTCCACCGTCAACCACTGACAAGCTGGTTCCTACTGACGGCAAGACAACTAGTGCATCAGAG GTATGTGCTTCTCCACCCAACACACCCATCAAAGTAAAAGAGGAACCAACAAATGAACAGGGCGATAAAGAGAAGAAGAGTGCTGATGACATGCCCACTACTTCGACTCAAAGTGAGACGGCACGTATTCGCATTTTTGAAGGCGG GTATAAGTCAAATGAGGACTATGTGTATGTTCGGGGTCGAGGGAGAGGAAAGTATGTGTGTGGAGAATGTGGGATTCGCTGCAAGAAGCCCAGCATGCTAAAAAAGCACATTCGCACTCATACAGACGTCCGTCCTTATGTCTGTAAGCACTGCAACTTCGCCTTTAAAACCAAAG AATACCCTTTCCTAAAAGGGAACCTTACCAAACACATGAAGTCCAAGGCCCACGGCAAGAAATGCCTGGAGATGGGTGTGTCAGAGTCATCTGTGGATGAGCTGGAGTCTGAGGAAGCAG GGGGCAGTGAGGAGCGAGTGTGTGAGTCAGAAGAACAGGAGGAGCACCAGTTTTCTGATGTTGAAGATTCTGAAGCAgaagatgatgaggatgaggaagaaGACTTCTCTTCCCACGATGAACCATCTTCAGCCTGTTCCACTGATACTCGTCAATCCACAGGTGACCTTTCTGAAAGTGGCCAAGGCCCACAGACCGAGCCCTCTGACCCTGCAGCCAAAGAGGAACACTCCTCACCCCACAGACCATGGCCTGGCATACGAGCCTCGTCTCCAGGCAGCAAGAGGGCGTTGTTCTCCCGCAAGGGCTGGGAGGTTTCCCCGAGGACCTTCTCCCCTAGCAGTGAAGGCTCTCCCCTTAGAAGCCTGTCTCCAAGGCTTGAACTGTCCTCACCCAGCCGTCATCTCTCTCCTTCCCCAGAGAGGGGTCCGTCACCCATCAGAGCCCTCTCCCCTCTCTCACCTCTCTCACCTCTGAGGCCTGTATCCCCGGCACGGTACAGGAGAGCAAGAGCCATCTCCTCTCATACGCCCCTAAAGCCCCAGCATCGGCCGCACAGCTCACCCGCAGGGCTCCACTGGGAGCCTAGCACACCAGCTACTGAGCGTCAAAAG GACAAGCCTGGTACTCAGCCAACTCTACAGGAGCATATGCCCCTGGATCCCTGCCTGCTTTCCCCATCCCTACGCTTCTCTCCAAGTGAGTCTTTCCCTCCGAGTCCAGGGATGCTACGAACAGTGGACCGCATGTTTAGCCACCTTCCTTTACACTCCCAAGATCAAGTCCGCATGCCCTATCACATGATACCCATTGGGGGCATCCAAATGGTGCAGCTCAGACCCCGAGCACGCCCCAAACTGGAACGACAGTCATCCTCCACCCCTTCGCCCACCTCTCCCAAAGAGGACTCCCCTTTTTCCCTCACCAGGAGGGATTATCCATGGATCTCGTTTCCGGAAACCAGTCCGCAAAGGACTCTGGCGAACACCAGGACAAAAAGCCAAGATGACGGAGCCAGCCGGTCTGACCTGTCTTGTCCCAGTACAAGCTCGACGTTACCCAAACTTCTCCCTTCACAACACGGTGGAGGGGAGCAATGGACTGCAAAGGTCAGAAAGCAATATGGCGACTCGAGCTCCGCCACAAAGACTTGCACCTCCGGTCCCGAAACATCCAGGAAAGCGGCGGCAGACAGCGATGAAGGAGTTGAGAGGATCTCACGGGGGGAAGTAGCGAGTTCCTCTTGTGAAACGGAAAAGCCTGTAGCGGCGCCACTCAGGGGACGTGGCTCTTTTTCAGAAGGATGTTCAGGATCTGGCAGTGCTCCTCAGAGCCAGGACGGTGATCCAGATAGCACTTAA